Proteins found in one Chloroflexota bacterium genomic segment:
- a CDS encoding DUF4276 family protein, whose protein sequence is MKRRELKGGRHIVILCEGRTEEIAVKHFISRQWEADGLKAVGLLPINLKGKLKDVFEYVPLYRRKPEVIAVFTLIDLYGISHVQHNLDDELSEKVTRVKNWLQDDFEPTFFRPHLSVHEIEAWLLAEGDCLAKRLNDTNIKPDRNAETKNFDNPPHRRIEVLFKSRHRDDYHKINDGTPLFQCLQFQPVHDTCQYFREFYDELKSVGLAALNS, encoded by the coding sequence GTGAAACGGCGAGAACTCAAGGGGGGACGACATATTGTCATCCTGTGTGAGGGTCGCACAGAAGAAATCGCAGTCAAGCATTTCATCTCGAGGCAGTGGGAGGCAGATGGCTTGAAAGCAGTAGGCCTGCTTCCAATTAATCTGAAAGGCAAGCTGAAAGATGTATTCGAATACGTTCCTCTGTATCGCCGAAAGCCCGAAGTCATTGCCGTTTTTACTTTGATTGACCTCTATGGAATAAGTCACGTTCAGCACAATCTTGACGATGAGCTATCTGAGAAAGTCACCAGAGTCAAGAACTGGCTCCAAGATGATTTCGAGCCAACTTTCTTTCGACCTCATCTCTCGGTGCATGAGATCGAAGCCTGGTTGCTGGCTGAAGGCGATTGTTTAGCAAAACGATTGAATGACACGAATATAAAACCTGATCGGAATGCCGAAACAAAGAACTTCGATAACCCGCCGCATAGACGCATAGAAGTTTTGTTCAAGAGCCGCCATCGCGACGACTATCACAAAATTAATGATGGTACGCCACTTTTTCAGTGCCTTCAGTTCCAACCAGTTCATGATACTTGCCAATACTTCCGCGAGTTCTATGACGAACTTAAGTCTGTCGGACTGGCGGCGTTGAACTCGTAG
- a CDS encoding 3-hydroxybutyryl-CoA dehydrogenase: MNVLIQGNAAECETFSRLYQQAGHTTDASARVDIALDLHLADKAAKQAWLKGATADVILTAAVPCSATEAASWSPHPDRVVGISPIFGNMIELAPALQTPPDALERAEAFLRSLNLEVVRVADGPGLVRLRVLCCLINEAASALAEGVASSANIDTAMKLGVNYPRGLLEWGDALGLEVVLAVLRALQADYGEDRYRPSPLLIRKALAGQKFS; this comes from the coding sequence ATGAATGTTTTGATTCAAGGGAACGCCGCCGAGTGTGAGACCTTCAGCCGACTCTATCAACAGGCCGGACACACGACTGACGCTTCTGCTCGCGTGGACATCGCCCTCGACCTTCACCTGGCCGATAAGGCCGCCAAGCAAGCCTGGCTCAAAGGGGCAACCGCCGATGTGATCCTCACCGCCGCCGTTCCCTGCTCGGCCACCGAAGCCGCCTCGTGGTCGCCGCACCCGGATCGAGTCGTCGGCATCTCGCCTATCTTCGGGAATATGATCGAGCTGGCCCCGGCCCTGCAAACGCCGCCCGATGCGCTCGAACGCGCCGAAGCCTTTCTTCGCTCGTTGAACCTTGAAGTGGTGCGCGTGGCCGACGGCCCCGGCCTGGTGCGCTTGCGTGTGTTGTGTTGCCTGATCAACGAAGCCGCCTCGGCCCTGGCCGAGGGCGTGGCCTCGTCGGCGAACATTGATACGGCTATGAAGCTTGGCGTGAACTATCCGCGTGGCTTGCTGGAGTGGGGTGACGCGCTCGGCCTCGAGGTGGTGCTGGCCGTCCTGCGCGCCCTGCAAGCCGACTACGGCGAAGATCGCTACCGGCCTTCACCGTTGCTGATTCGCAAAGCGTTAGCGGGTCAGAAGTTTTCGTAG
- a CDS encoding enoyl-CoA hydratase/isomerase family protein produces MTDYTTLLYSLADGVAEITFNRPEALNAFNDLMAAEFQEALKNAERDSTVRALLITGAGKGFCAGQDLSAVRERPGGLSFREHLLKTYNPIVAKLQSLEKPVVAAINGAVVGAGFGIALACDIRYASVSAKFRMAFIGIGLAPDSGTSYFLPRLVGMGRALELAYTNELVDAATALQLGLVNKVFPADALLKEAQALAARLAGGPTKSYGLTKRAMLHAAGGTLDDALDYEAHLQDIAGRTDDHKEGVAAFLEKRPPQFKGK; encoded by the coding sequence ATGACCGACTATACAACCCTCCTTTACTCCCTCGCCGACGGCGTCGCTGAAATCACCTTCAACCGCCCCGAAGCCCTCAACGCCTTCAACGACCTGATGGCCGCCGAGTTTCAAGAGGCGCTCAAGAACGCCGAACGCGACTCGACCGTGCGGGCCTTGCTTATCACGGGCGCCGGCAAAGGCTTTTGCGCCGGGCAGGATTTGAGCGCAGTGCGCGAACGCCCTGGAGGTCTCTCGTTCCGCGAACACTTGCTTAAGACCTACAATCCGATTGTGGCGAAATTGCAGTCGCTTGAGAAGCCGGTAGTGGCCGCCATCAACGGGGCGGTGGTGGGCGCGGGCTTCGGCATCGCCCTCGCTTGCGACATTCGCTACGCCTCCGTGTCAGCCAAGTTTCGCATGGCCTTCATCGGCATTGGCCTCGCGCCAGACTCCGGCACGAGCTACTTCCTGCCGCGCCTGGTCGGCATGGGCCGCGCTCTCGAACTGGCTTACACCAACGAGCTGGTAGACGCCGCCACTGCCTTGCAACTGGGCCTCGTCAACAAAGTGTTCCCCGCCGACGCGCTGTTGAAAGAAGCTCAGGCCTTGGCCGCCAGACTGGCGGGTGGCCCAACCAAAAGTTACGGCCTCACCAAACGGGCCATGCTCCACGCCGCTGGCGGCACCCTCGACGATGCGCTCGACTACGAAGCGCACCTGCAAGACATTGCCGGCCGCACTGACGATCACAAAGAGGGCGTCGCCGCCTTCCTGGAAAAACGCCCGCCGCAGTTCAAAGGGAAATAA
- a CDS encoding SelT/SelW/SelH family protein, translating into MAGELLTKFEPQLSEVRIVPSEGGRFEVSLNGELIYSKLATHRHVEPGEIAALVAEKLTTDKTEGNG; encoded by the coding sequence TTGGCGGGCGAACTGCTGACCAAATTCGAGCCGCAACTTTCAGAGGTGCGCATCGTCCCGTCAGAAGGAGGGCGGTTCGAGGTCAGTCTGAATGGCGAACTGATCTATTCCAAGCTTGCTACGCATCGCCACGTTGAACCGGGGGAGATTGCGGCGCTGGTAGCGGAAAAACTGACAACGGATAAAACGGAAGGAAACGGATGA
- a CDS encoding 3-hydroxybutyryl-CoA dehydrogenase, with protein MGAGIAQVCALRDFETILYDISDEIVSAALEKIQASIRKGVELGKTPAGEADSALARLRTATRLSDLAPADLIIEAVPEKLDLKQHLFHQLDFILAPSALLASNTSSLSITAIAGATKRPSQVLGLHFFNPPLLMALVEVVRGDQTSDKTLNAGMEFARALGKTPVVCSDTPAFIVNRVARPFYGESLRLLGEHAADAPTIDKLMKSLGFRMGPFELIDLIGLDVNFAVTQSVYNAFFHDPKYRPHPIQQKMVDAGLLGRKTKRGFYEYP; from the coding sequence ATGGGCGCTGGCATCGCGCAAGTCTGCGCCCTGCGCGACTTTGAGACGATCCTTTACGATATCAGTGACGAGATTGTCAGCGCCGCGCTGGAAAAGATTCAGGCCTCGATCCGCAAAGGCGTCGAACTTGGCAAGACTCCAGCCGGTGAAGCCGACTCAGCCCTTGCCCGCCTGAGGACGGCCACTCGCCTCTCCGATCTCGCCCCCGCCGATCTCATCATCGAAGCCGTCCCTGAAAAGCTTGATCTCAAACAGCACCTCTTCCACCAACTCGATTTCATTCTTGCCCCCTCGGCCCTGTTGGCCTCCAACACCTCCTCGCTTTCCATCACCGCCATTGCTGGAGCCACCAAACGCCCATCGCAAGTGCTCGGCCTGCACTTCTTCAACCCGCCGCTCCTCATGGCTCTGGTCGAAGTCGTGCGCGGCGACCAAACATCAGATAAGACTCTCAACGCCGGCATGGAATTCGCCCGCGCCCTCGGCAAGACACCGGTCGTGTGCAGTGATACGCCGGCCTTCATCGTCAACCGCGTCGCCCGGCCTTTCTATGGCGAAAGCTTGCGCTTGCTCGGCGAGCACGCGGCTGATGCGCCGACGATTGACAAGCTCATGAAGTCGCTCGGCTTTCGCATGGGGCCGTTTGAACTCATTGACCTCATCGGCCTCGACGTGAACTTCGCCGTCACCCAGTCGGTCTACAACGCCTTCTTCCACGACCCCAAATATCGCCCGCATCCCATCCAGCAAAAAATGGTGGACGCCGGACTGCTGGGGCGGAAGACGAAACGCGGATTCTACGAATATCCGTAG
- a CDS encoding AAA family ATPase encodes MLTRIEIENYRSLRHVELDMPGLTVLIGPNGSGKSNFLDVFNLMAQAAAGQFENNLPIDDILTFRGGKSALFSFSFEFSFASERGISYETTPVQYKLVLHRVGSVKSEQVSQASIPSKTVPLDLMRSDGHKAMFRNMSSKKEEQKELQSTYELAIYQVKDYTAYPIPYKLLNHFENWTFYQPFRVDADAPVRGSQTARSSIRLLPDGSNLTPVLHTIQSDYPVIWDEICETLKNVYEGFHHISFPAEGGDGKIVLRWWERPFEKDYGFSANLLSDGTLRLLCLLAILKTPNPPPLICIEEPEIGLHPDWIELVAELLESAATRTQVIVATHSPQLVSYVKPEHVVVVEKEDGGTTLSRLTETELAGWLDKFTLGDLWLAGHIGGRP; translated from the coding sequence ATGTTGACGCGAATTGAAATTGAAAACTATCGTAGTTTGCGCCATGTTGAGTTGGACATGCCTGGCTTGACGGTGCTGATCGGGCCGAATGGTAGTGGTAAGTCTAATTTTTTAGATGTTTTCAATTTGATGGCACAGGCGGCGGCTGGACAATTCGAGAATAACCTCCCTATAGATGACATTCTAACCTTCAGAGGCGGAAAAAGTGCTCTTTTTTCTTTTAGCTTTGAATTTTCTTTCGCTTCCGAAAGAGGAATTAGCTATGAGACTACACCCGTTCAATATAAATTGGTATTGCACCGGGTGGGCTCTGTAAAATCCGAGCAGGTTTCCCAAGCCTCCATTCCATCGAAGACCGTGCCTCTTGACTTGATGCGCTCTGATGGACATAAAGCTATGTTCCGTAATATGTCTAGCAAGAAGGAAGAGCAAAAGGAGCTTCAAAGCACCTATGAACTGGCTATCTATCAGGTTAAAGACTATACAGCCTATCCCATTCCTTATAAATTATTGAATCATTTTGAGAACTGGACGTTTTATCAGCCCTTCAGGGTAGACGCCGACGCGCCCGTTCGAGGCTCTCAGACTGCCCGTTCCAGCATCCGCTTATTACCCGATGGCAGCAATTTAACACCCGTGCTTCACACGATCCAAAGCGACTACCCTGTGATATGGGATGAAATTTGCGAGACTTTGAAAAACGTTTACGAGGGTTTTCACCATATTTCATTCCCCGCCGAAGGTGGCGACGGCAAAATTGTCCTGCGCTGGTGGGAACGCCCGTTTGAAAAAGACTATGGCTTCTCAGCCAATCTTCTCTCAGATGGAACTTTGCGCTTGTTGTGTTTGCTTGCCATTCTAAAAACACCCAACCCGCCGCCCCTGATTTGTATTGAAGAGCCTGAAATTGGCCTGCACCCAGATTGGATTGAACTAGTGGCCGAGTTGCTAGAGTCAGCGGCGACTCGCACTCAGGTGATTGTCGCAACTCATTCTCCCCAACTTGTTTCTTACGTCAAACCTGAACATGTTGTCGTTGTCGAAAAAGAGGATGGGGGAACGACACTTTCACGCCTGACTGAAACAGAATTAGCAGGTTGGCTTGACAAGTTCACGTTGGGCGACTTGTGGTTAGCCGGGCATATTGGGGGACGCCCGTGA
- the trpS gene encoding tryptophan--tRNA ligase, with protein MKKGRVFSGARPTGRQHLGNYLGAIKNYVALQDDYECVYCIVDLHALTTMDEFEDLRQNTAEMALDWLAAGIRPNETIMFVQSHVPQVTELHTILSMFTPLGKLTDLPTFKEKVALHPHNINYGLVGYPVLMTADITLYKADTVPVGIDQASHIEFAREVVRTFNFRTGKQVLIEPQMKNTEYPKVLGTDGQQKMGKSLNNHIELAATPEETQAKVMTMVTDPQRQRRTDPGRPEVCNVFTLHKTFSPAPRELPMIDRECRVAGIGCVDCKKILAKNINAHLEPFREKRAELARNPDHVWDVLHDGARRAQGLAEQTLAEVKEAVGLPL; from the coding sequence ATGAAAAAAGGACGAGTGTTTTCGGGGGCGCGGCCCACCGGCCGCCAGCACTTAGGCAATTATTTGGGCGCGATCAAAAACTACGTAGCTCTACAGGATGACTACGAGTGCGTGTACTGCATTGTAGATTTGCACGCGCTGACCACGATGGACGAGTTTGAGGACTTGCGGCAGAACACCGCCGAGATGGCCCTGGACTGGCTGGCCGCCGGTATCCGCCCGAACGAGACGATCATGTTTGTGCAGAGCCACGTGCCGCAGGTGACCGAACTGCACACCATCCTGTCCATGTTCACCCCGCTCGGCAAGCTCACCGATCTGCCGACGTTCAAAGAGAAAGTGGCGCTTCATCCTCACAACATCAACTACGGCCTCGTCGGCTATCCGGTGCTGATGACGGCGGACATCACCCTGTACAAGGCCGACACGGTTCCGGTCGGCATTGATCAGGCGTCACACATCGAGTTTGCCCGCGAGGTCGTGCGCACCTTCAACTTCCGCACCGGGAAGCAAGTGCTGATCGAGCCGCAGATGAAGAACACCGAGTATCCCAAAGTACTGGGCACCGACGGCCAGCAAAAGATGGGCAAGAGCCTGAACAACCACATCGAGTTGGCGGCCACGCCCGAAGAGACTCAGGCCAAAGTGATGACGATGGTGACTGACCCGCAACGCCAGCGCCGCACCGACCCCGGCCGCCCGGAGGTCTGCAACGTCTTCACTCTCCACAAGACCTTTTCGCCCGCGCCGCGCGAATTACCGATGATTGACCGCGAGTGCCGCGTGGCCGGCATTGGCTGTGTGGACTGCAAGAAGATTCTGGCCAAGAATATCAACGCCCACCTCGAGCCGTTTCGCGAGAAACGGGCCGAGCTTGCCAGGAACCCGGATCATGTGTGGGACGTTCTGCACGACGGAGCCAGGCGAGCGCAAGGTCTGGCCGAGCAAACGTTGGCTGAGGTGAAAGAAGCGGTGGGATTACCGCTGTAA
- a CDS encoding glycosyltransferase family 39 protein: protein MAVALFHLFALALTARLAHWPFLAVTAALIAVILPFTFYVSRFSSSSLHLVTLSPRLLVSLSPLLFLYTVTALRLLLALLARVLCPACSTSLTVPKPFASWLSFEWAAIFSLVDLIALQAAQTFPASHHARLSTFALTTLAVLWIIALFPRLIPAGITGADPFAYVQMAVDLATRGAPTHSFPLADLAGRLNIPIYPTLFVGYTIPNNGEAATVWPPGFSALLALAFKLFGELGLYLLNPALACLCLFATFLLARRIFNLPTFYALLASLLLLTSQEQTVRLSIPLADLAVQLFTTLAIIIALRDWRLDASRGDLKLGFWALGLGIFSGLAFVTRYTQLLLAPGLLFLLATDQRNTPHRIRKTIIHCSLFIVSFLIIALPDFYYRALAFGSPFAFASGELAQFSAADVLPVTLRLLAELTADFNLAVPFILVGAIYLAKNRRLALGLALALGPIVLFHLPYHYLKLRDLLFLFPTLCALAALGLHRLAAYVSRFKFDASRQTSFFIVHCSLFILLAFRWNAQLPLLNGFYTYGFLSGEQRAHLNSLADLTPPNAVIAGSLNTGAVSLYAGRQTVRPGHLLQPGRTWTDSEWRSFVAALHADGRPVYLLMDSEEMIDPANALVSCCRLSPIAELYLPYYYRSGAATNEIVPLYRVDFK from the coding sequence TTGGCCGTCGCCCTTTTTCATCTCTTTGCTCTTGCCCTCACCGCCCGCCTCGCCCACTGGCCCTTTCTCGCCGTCACTGCCGCCCTCATCGCCGTCATTCTCCCTTTTACGTTTTACGTTTCACGTTTCTCTTCTTCGTCTCTTCATCTTGTCACCCTGTCGCCCCGTCTCCTTGTCTCCCTCTCTCCTCTTCTCTTCCTCTACACCGTCACCGCCCTCCGCCTCCTCCTCGCCCTCCTCGCCCGCGTTCTCTGCCCGGCGTGTTCAACTTCCCTCACGGTTCCTAAGCCGTTCGCTTCGTGGCTCTCGTTCGAGTGGGCGGCCATCTTTTCGCTCGTCGACCTCATCGCTCTGCAAGCCGCGCAAACCTTTCCAGCCAGCCACCATGCCCGCCTCTCTACCTTTGCTCTTACAACACTTGCTGTTCTCTGGATCATCGCCCTCTTTCCGCGCCTCATTCCGGCTGGCATCACCGGCGCTGATCCGTTTGCTTACGTTCAAATGGCCGTTGACCTGGCGACACGCGGCGCGCCGACTCACTCCTTTCCGTTAGCCGACCTTGCCGGACGCCTCAACATCCCTATCTACCCAACCCTCTTCGTCGGCTACACCATCCCAAACAACGGTGAAGCCGCCACCGTCTGGCCGCCCGGTTTCTCCGCCCTGCTCGCCCTCGCCTTCAAACTGTTCGGCGAGCTCGGCCTCTACCTCCTCAACCCGGCGCTCGCCTGCCTCTGCCTGTTTGCCACCTTCCTTCTCGCCCGTCGCATCTTCAACCTGCCAACGTTCTACGCCCTCCTCGCCTCGCTCCTCCTCCTCACCTCACAAGAGCAAACCGTTCGCCTCTCCATCCCTCTCGCCGACCTTGCGGTGCAACTGTTTACGACGCTTGCGATCATCATCGCCCTCAGAGATTGGAGATTGGACGCTTCGCGTGGAGATTTGAAATTGGGATTTTGGGCTTTGGGTCTTGGGATTTTCTCCGGCCTCGCCTTCGTCACCCGCTACACCCAGCTCCTCCTCGCCCCCGGTCTCCTTTTTCTTCTTGCAACTGACCAACGGAATACGCCACATCGAATACGCAAAACCATTATTCATTGTTCATTGTTCATTGTCTCGTTCCTTATCATTGCTTTGCCTGACTTCTACTACCGGGCACTCGCCTTCGGCTCGCCCTTCGCCTTCGCCTCAGGCGAACTCGCCCAATTCTCCGCCGCCGACGTTCTCCCCGTCACCCTCCGCCTCCTCGCCGAACTCACCGCCGATTTCAATCTCGCTGTGCCATTCATCCTCGTCGGCGCAATCTACCTCGCCAAAAATCGCCGCCTTGCTCTGGGCCTCGCCCTGGCACTCGGCCCCATCGTCCTCTTTCATCTGCCTTACCATTACCTCAAACTTCGCGACCTGCTTTTCCTCTTCCCAACCCTCTGTGCCCTCGCCGCCCTCGGCTTGCATCGCCTCGCCGCTTACGTTTCACGTTTCAAATTTGACGCTTCTCGCCAGACCTCATTCTTCATTGTTCATTGTTCATTGTTCATTCTCCTCGCCTTCCGCTGGAACGCCCAACTACCTCTTCTCAACGGCTTCTACACTTATGGCTTCCTCAGCGGCGAGCAACGCGCTCACCTCAACTCACTTGCCGACCTCACCCCGCCCAACGCCGTCATCGCCGGCTCGCTCAACACCGGCGCCGTCTCCCTTTATGCTGGCCGCCAAACCGTCCGGCCCGGCCATCTTTTGCAACCTGGCCGCACCTGGACAGACTCGGAGTGGCGAAGCTTTGTCGCCGCCCTGCACGCCGACGGTCGCCCCGTGTATCTGCTCATGGACAGCGAAGAGATGATCGATCCAGCAAATGCGCTCGTGTCCTGCTGTCGGCTGAGTCCTATTGCCGAACTCTACCTTCCGTATTACTATCGGAGTGGCGCGGCCACCAACGAAATCGTGCCGCTCTATCGCGTGGACTTCAAATGA
- a CDS encoding inositol monophosphatase, with protein MSNILSTATSIARRAGEILKENNGDRRVDFKGEIDLVTDYDRRSEAFIVSALGEAFPDHALRAEEGSRANTGADYEWLIDPLDGTTNFAHGLPIFSVSMALLHCGEPVVGVVYDPSRDECFTAEKGGGAFLNSHKLQVSATPTLDAALLVTGFPYDIRTNPYDNLAQFNHFAVRARAVRRLGSAALDLAYVAAGRLDGYWEFRMKPWDIAAGALMVREAGGRVTDHNNQPTFVPDAALLATNGLIHDAMLRVLREGENAPRP; from the coding sequence ATGTCTAATATTCTTTCCACCGCCACTTCCATTGCCCGTCGGGCCGGAGAAATTCTCAAAGAAAATAATGGCGACCGCCGCGTTGACTTCAAAGGCGAGATCGATCTCGTCACCGACTACGACCGCCGCTCCGAAGCCTTCATCGTCTCAGCCCTGGGTGAAGCTTTCCCCGACCACGCCCTGCGCGCTGAAGAAGGAAGCCGGGCCAACACCGGCGCCGATTACGAATGGCTGATTGACCCTCTCGACGGCACCACCAATTTTGCGCACGGACTGCCAATTTTCAGCGTCAGCATGGCGCTGTTGCATTGCGGTGAGCCAGTCGTCGGCGTGGTTTACGATCCGTCGCGTGACGAATGTTTCACCGCCGAGAAGGGCGGCGGGGCATTTCTCAACAGCCACAAGTTGCAGGTGTCGGCCACCCCGACGCTCGACGCGGCTCTGCTCGTCACCGGCTTCCCTTACGACATCCGCACTAATCCCTACGACAATCTTGCCCAGTTCAATCACTTTGCCGTGCGAGCGCGGGCTGTGCGCCGCCTGGGTTCGGCCGCATTGGATTTGGCTTATGTAGCCGCAGGCCGTTTGGATGGCTATTGGGAATTTCGCATGAAGCCGTGGGACATTGCCGCCGGGGCGCTGATGGTGCGCGAAGCCGGTGGACGGGTGACTGATCATAACAATCAGCCAACATTTGTGCCTGATGCCGCGCTCCTGGCCACGAACGGCCTGATTCACGACGCGATGTTGAGAGTATTGCGCGAAGGCGAGAATGCGCCGCGACCGTAA